The Alteribacter populi genomic sequence GACTTGTATAGATAAAGTACTGGTATATTTAAAGAATTGTTGATGACCCTGATTTATTGCCTCCAATCTAAGTACAAAAGGAGGAAAATCAAAACCAAGAAGTTCGAGGCACGGCATCTGCGAAGTCCGGAGCCTATCGAGTTAATACGTGAGGACTGGAGCAGCAACATAGCGAGCTTTCCCAGGATGGGGTGATTCCTGCGTTCGCCACAGGACGTCGCGGCACTAGCAGGAGGTCCTATTCCAGGACGGTTATGATTCCCGCATTTTTTGAACATTCCCTAAAACTCAATCCCTTTTACCGCTGGAATCCCCTCATCATAATAATGCTTCTCAGCCTCAATAACAGACACAAGGTCTGCTAACGTTTTTATCTCTTCTTTTGCATCTCTTCCGGTAATCACAAGGTGCACATGACGAGGTTTATTTTTTAACATGTCAATGACCTCATCTAATGGTAAGACGTCATCGATCGGAAATTGGCTGATTGCTAAAGCATTGTTCAATTCATCAAGGATGACGACATCGTATTCCCCACCCATCACAGCTTCCTTTGCTTTTGGCCAGCCCTGCTTTAATGCTTCTCGGTGTTCCTCAGGGGTTTTGGTCCATGTAAAACCAATCCCAAGCTGAATCATATCGACACCAAGTTTTTTTAGCGCGATTTGTTCTCCGTAAGAACGTTGTGGTGATTTGATAAACTGATAGATTTTTACTGATTGTCCTCTACCTGTTGCACGTAGAGCCAGCCCTAGAGCGGAAGTTGTTTTTCCTTTGCCGTGGCCAGTATAAACGAGTGTTAATCCTTTTTGATCTTCTGTCATGGTATCCTCCTGTAAAAGAAATTTCTCATTTTTCAAGGCTTTAGTTAGAAGTCGCCACAGGCGGACGCTTTCACCCCTGGGCACAAGTGCGACATCAGCGTTTTTCAAACATAAAAAAACATCTTCCTCATTAGAAAGACGCTAAAATACTTTAAAAGATATAAAATTGCCCGTCAAAAGGAAAAAACTTAATAGGCACTTAACTTCATTGAAGGTTTCCTTTTCACATATCTTTTTCTTTAAGCATTCTTTCCGCGAAGAATTCTTACTAAACAAACAGGCAGGTTTCCTGACTTACGTTTCATCACAATGGCTAAACCCTTCCCATGCTTTATCAGCACAGTGGATTCGACTCTCGTTCATTAGTCTTTGCTCAACGAATACAGTGGCGGGACCGTGCCGGATTCACACCGGCTTCCCTTTTACCCCTTTATAACTATATAAATAGGCACCTGTTTGTTTTATTAAGTTTTATTTTTTATTATGAAAAGTATGTCTTCTTCAATTGTAACGTAACACTAGATGTAAGTCTTGTTTTATTTTTAACCGGTTATCGATTTAACGACAGTGAAGCATTCATCTCATCAACCGTTTCGACTTCAAATCCTAAGTCAAGTAACATTTGGTGGTCGTCGGTTGTTTCTTGACCTTCTGTCGTTAAGTAATCACCAACGAAAATGGAATTCGCTGCATAAAGGCCTAGCGGTTGTAAGGTGCGTAAATTGACTTCCCTTCCACCTGAAATTCTAATTTCTTTCGTAGGGTTAATAAACCTGAATAACGCTAGGACTTTTAAACAATAAAGCGGGTTTAACTCCTTAACACCCTCTAACGGCGTTCCATCGATGGCGTGTAAAAAGTTCACAGGAATTGAATCAGCATCAAGTGCTCTTAAGCTATGCGCAACGTCAACAACTTCTTGCTTTGTTTCTTTCATGCCGACGATGACACCTGAACATGGGGACATCCCCGATTCCTTCGCAACTTCAACCGTATTGACTCGGTCACCATACGTATGTGAAGTTGTAATATTATCGTGGTTCGTTTCTGCTGTGTTTAAATTATGATTATAACGATCCACACCTGCATCTTTTAACCGCTTCGCTTGCTCTGGCTTTAATATCCCTAGACAAGCACAAATTTTCATCCCATATGTGTCTTTAATTTCCTTTACTGCATCGACAACTTGATCAACCTCACGATTTGAAGGACCTCTGCCACTTGCCACAATACAATACGTTCCGATATTTAAATCATAGGCTCTTTTCGCCCCTTCAAGAAGCATATCCTTCTTAACCATTCTGTAGGATTCAATAGGTACTTCTGCAATGGAAGATTGAGAGCAATAGCCGCAATTTTCCGGACAAAGACCTGACTTTGCATTCATAATCATGTTCAGCTTTACTTTTTTTCCAAAATAACGCTTGCGAATTTGAAAAGCCGCATGCAATAAAGGTAATATTTCATCGTCCGGACTCTCTATTATTGATAGTGCCTCTGTATTCGTAAGTTCCTGTCCATCTAATACACGGTCTGCAAGTTCCATCCATTGGTTCATGTTCAGTCCTCCATTTATTTAGTCAAAGACGCAATATTTACGTTATCTTTGACCATCTTTTTTATCTTTTCATTTGTCATATCGTTAAGCTTCGGTGTGATTCCTAAAATCGGTACTTCACACCATTCTTCGATCATTTTCGGATTTGTCTTCTGTGACGGATCTCGCGTATCACTAGCTCCGTTAATCACAATTCCTGCTACTTTTAATCCGGCCTCCCTAGCATAATGTACCGTCAAAAAAGTATGATTAATCGTTCCAAGGTCAGGTCTTGCGACGATAACAACCGGCAATTCTAACGCTTTTATTAAATGACTGACTAAGAAGCTTTCACCAAGGGGGACTGCGATACCACCCGCTCCTTCAACAATAAAAAATTCATGTTTCGTTTTTATCATATTCCACCGCTCAAGTACCTCATCAAATTGAACACTCGTTCCTTCCAACTGTGCTGCAACATACGGAGAGAGAGGTTCTGAAAATTGAAAAGGGGTAACCTCCTCATCTGAAAGAGCGGTTCCAGACATTTTCTTTAATAGAAAAGTATCGCTCTCGGGGTTCTCTCGGGTGATACCACTTAAAAATGGTTTAAACACACCGACATCGACCTTTTTTTCTTTTAATGCAGCCGCAATCCCACACGAAATAATCGTTTTCCCTACTCCAGTGTCAGTCCCTGTCACAAATATTCCAGTCATGTAATCACCTTCAATTCTTCACCGATAAAACGAAAAGCTTCTATTAAATAATCGATCTCTTCATCTGTATGGTCTGATGTGAGCGTAAGCCGAATTCGACTTTCGGAGGGAGAAACAGTAGGTGGGCGAATCGCCGGTGCATAAATGGCTTTTTCTCGGAGCCGATCTGCAAATGAAACCGCCTTTTGTGATTCCCCGATAATGACTGGTACAATTGGTCCTTGCCCTCCTATGACGTGATAACCTAATTCTTGTAAATTCATTTTTAGATACTGGACTTTCGACACCAAAGACTCACGTTTATTCATGCTACTTTCGATCACGTCGAATGCAACAGAAGAAGCGGCACAGCTCGCAGGAGAGATCGCTGTCTGGAAAATAAATGGCCTTGCATAGTTGAGAAGAAAGTCAACGAGGGTCTTTGAACCCGCCACATAGCCTCCTTCTGTGCCAACGGCTTTACTCAACGTTCCGATGATAACATCTGGTTTTATACCAAAGTACTCACTCGTCCCTCGACCATGTTTGCCTAAGACTCCAGTTGCATGAGCATCATCGACGATCACTGACGCGCCATACCTGCTGGCTAATGTCATGATTTTATCTAAGGGAGCAATATTGCCATCCATACTAAAAACGCCATCGGTTACGATAAATCGCCGCTGATAAGACCTTTCTTCTTTCAATTTTTTCTCTAAATCGATCATGTCAACATGGTTATAAATCATCGTGTCGGCTTTTGACAAACGGCAACCATCAATGATGCTTGCGTGGTTTAATTGATCACTTAAAATGACGTCACCCTTTTCTGGCAAAGACGACAAGACACCGACATTAGCTAAATAGCCATTTGAAAAAAGAAGTGCAGCTTCGGTTTGTTTGAATTGCGCGACTTTTTCTTCCAGTCTTTCGTGCCAGATTGAATTGCCGGTTGTAAGCCTTGACCCACTACTGCCTACTCCAAACTCATCTAGCGTAGCTTTGGCAGCGTTAATCAGCCGCTGATCATTAGCCAACCCTAGATAATTATTTGATGAAAATACAAGTTGCTTTTCACCATTGATGTCCACACGCGGTCCTGGTGCAGTATTCATCGTTTTCAGTTTTCGGTACAGCCCCTGTTTTTTTCGCTCGGCCAACCTGTTATTCAACCGCTGATCAAACTCACCCAAGCTCGACCCTCTCCCTTGTAACGACTTCAATAGCTTCCTTGATGATCGATACCATTTCCTGAAGCTCTTCCTTTGTACTCGCTAGCGGTGGCATTAAAACAATGACATCTCCTAGTGGTCTCGTCAGCATACCGAGCTCTCTCATTTTTAAAGAAACGTGATAGCCTACGCGCTTTTCAAAAGGAAATGGCTCTTTTGTCTTTTTTGATTGAACAAGCTCGATACCGCACATAAAGCCAAGCTGACGTATGTCTCCTACGTGCGGAAGCGCATACAAATCATCGAGCATGCTTTTTAGATCTTCCGTTTTTTTGGCTACTTGACCGACGATATCTTCAGCTTCAAATAATCGTATATTCTCAATCGCTACAGCACAGCCAAGTTGATTTCCGGTATACGAGTGACCATGGAAAAATGTTTTCAAATTTTCATAGTCATCATAAAAAGCTTCATAGATTTTCTCTGTTGTATAAGTAACCGCAATCGGTAAGTACCCTCCAGTGATTCCTTTTCCGGCTGCCATTAAGTCTGGCTGAACCCCTTCATGCTCACAGGCAAACATCTTCCCCGTCCGACCAAAGCCTGTCGCTACTTCGTCGACAATCATGAGAACATCATATTTCGTACACAATGTTCTTACTCCTGATAAAAACCCTTCAGGCATAACAAAAATACCTGACGCTCCTTGAACCATCGACTCAATGGATAGAGCCGCAATTTCTTGATGTTTTTCAATAAGTAGTTGTTCGAGAGCGTGTAAGCATTCATCCCGACATTGATCCGGGTCGCCACTTTCTGATCGATATACATTCGGGATCGGTGCTTTATAACTCTCAAACATAAGGGCTCCGTATACGTGATGAAAGAGGTCGATCGATCCAATACTTACCGCACCAATCGTATCCCCATGATAGCCATTACGCATCGAAACTACCTTTTGTTTTTCAGGTTTTCCAATGTTCTGCCAATATTGAAACGCCATCTTAAGAGCAATTTCCATTGCCTCTGCTCCACTGTCTGAGTAAAAGACACGAGTTAAATTTTCAGGGCTTAATTCGACTAATTTTTCTGCTAATTCAGTAGCTGGTACATTCGTCATCCCGAGCAAAGTTGAATGTGCAATCTTACTTAACTGATCTACAATAGCCTCATCGAGCTCTTTTTTACGATGTCCATGTACATTAAGCCAAACCGAAGAAAACCCGTCATAATATTCCTTTCCATTAACATCTCTTACCTTTATACCTTTTCCACTTTCAATAATTAAAGGGTCCCGATCATAATCTTTCATCTGAGTAAATGGAAGCCATAAATGCTTTTTAC encodes the following:
- a CDS encoding cob(I)yrinic acid a,c-diamide adenosyltransferase, translated to MTEDQKGLTLVYTGHGKGKTTSALGLALRATGRGQSVKIYQFIKSPQRSYGEQIALKKLGVDMIQLGIGFTWTKTPEEHREALKQGWPKAKEAVMGGEYDVVILDELNNALAISQFPIDDVLPLDEVIDMLKNKPRHVHLVITGRDAKEEIKTLADLVSVIEAEKHYYDEGIPAVKGIEF
- the bioB gene encoding biotin synthase BioB — protein: MNQWMELADRVLDGQELTNTEALSIIESPDDEILPLLHAAFQIRKRYFGKKVKLNMIMNAKSGLCPENCGYCSQSSIAEVPIESYRMVKKDMLLEGAKRAYDLNIGTYCIVASGRGPSNREVDQVVDAVKEIKDTYGMKICACLGILKPEQAKRLKDAGVDRYNHNLNTAETNHDNITTSHTYGDRVNTVEVAKESGMSPCSGVIVGMKETKQEVVDVAHSLRALDADSIPVNFLHAIDGTPLEGVKELNPLYCLKVLALFRFINPTKEIRISGGREVNLRTLQPLGLYAANSIFVGDYLTTEGQETTDDHQMLLDLGFEVETVDEMNASLSLNR
- the bioD gene encoding dethiobiotin synthase produces the protein MTGIFVTGTDTGVGKTIISCGIAAALKEKKVDVGVFKPFLSGITRENPESDTFLLKKMSGTALSDEEVTPFQFSEPLSPYVAAQLEGTSVQFDEVLERWNMIKTKHEFFIVEGAGGIAVPLGESFLVSHLIKALELPVVIVARPDLGTINHTFLTVHYAREAGLKVAGIVINGASDTRDPSQKTNPKMIEEWCEVPILGITPKLNDMTNEKIKKMVKDNVNIASLTK
- the bioF gene encoding 8-amino-7-oxononanoate synthase, giving the protein MGEFDQRLNNRLAERKKQGLYRKLKTMNTAPGPRVDINGEKQLVFSSNNYLGLANDQRLINAAKATLDEFGVGSSGSRLTTGNSIWHERLEEKVAQFKQTEAALLFSNGYLANVGVLSSLPEKGDVILSDQLNHASIIDGCRLSKADTMIYNHVDMIDLEKKLKEERSYQRRFIVTDGVFSMDGNIAPLDKIMTLASRYGASVIVDDAHATGVLGKHGRGTSEYFGIKPDVIIGTLSKAVGTEGGYVAGSKTLVDFLLNYARPFIFQTAISPASCAASSVAFDVIESSMNKRESLVSKVQYLKMNLQELGYHVIGGQGPIVPVIIGESQKAVSFADRLREKAIYAPAIRPPTVSPSESRIRLTLTSDHTDEEIDYLIEAFRFIGEELKVIT
- the bioA gene encoding adenosylmethionine--8-amino-7-oxononanoate transaminase, which gives rise to MTHEIIEKSKKHLWLPFTQMKDYDRDPLIIESGKGIKVRDVNGKEYYDGFSSVWLNVHGHRKKELDEAIVDQLSKIAHSTLLGMTNVPATELAEKLVELSPENLTRVFYSDSGAEAMEIALKMAFQYWQNIGKPEKQKVVSMRNGYHGDTIGAVSIGSIDLFHHVYGALMFESYKAPIPNVYRSESGDPDQCRDECLHALEQLLIEKHQEIAALSIESMVQGASGIFVMPEGFLSGVRTLCTKYDVLMIVDEVATGFGRTGKMFACEHEGVQPDLMAAGKGITGGYLPIAVTYTTEKIYEAFYDDYENLKTFFHGHSYTGNQLGCAVAIENIRLFEAEDIVGQVAKKTEDLKSMLDDLYALPHVGDIRQLGFMCGIELVQSKKTKEPFPFEKRVGYHVSLKMRELGMLTRPLGDVIVLMPPLASTKEELQEMVSIIKEAIEVVTRERVELG